The proteins below come from a single Ruegeria sp. THAF33 genomic window:
- a CDS encoding aromatic ring-hydroxylating dioxygenase subunit alpha, whose product MNAPLTHSLDARYYVDPAIFEQEMQGLLARTWQFAGHVAQVRETGDYFAFEIAGQNLFCIRGRDGEIRTFYNVCQHRAHEMVTGAGNTRVVVCPYHAWTYELSGQLRAGPNIKSVPGFDRSAICLTSVRTEVFNGFIFVNLDDDAAPMDEWYPGVREEIRAFVPHIDDLEPLEWVEIPENCNWKVSVENYSECYHCPTNHPTFAEGVVKPETYDIQPDAGGGYVLRHTTECQSLDKMTYPIDLSVPHAGDYQSWFLWPMFSFQCYPGNVLNTYHWRAVDADHCTVWRGWYTEGGSDSAVIRQLAVQDRETTVEEDIRLVESVHRGLKSRGYRPGPLVLDPGCGVMSEHSIARLQQWMREAVD is encoded by the coding sequence ATGAACGCACCCCTGACCCACTCCCTGGACGCGCGATACTATGTCGACCCTGCGATTTTCGAGCAGGAAATGCAGGGGCTTCTGGCCCGAACGTGGCAGTTTGCGGGCCATGTCGCGCAGGTCCGGGAAACGGGGGACTACTTTGCGTTTGAGATCGCCGGCCAGAACTTGTTCTGCATTCGCGGCCGCGACGGCGAAATCCGCACATTCTATAACGTCTGCCAGCATCGCGCGCATGAAATGGTCACCGGCGCGGGCAACACGCGTGTCGTCGTCTGCCCCTACCACGCCTGGACTTATGAGCTGTCCGGCCAATTGCGCGCCGGACCGAACATCAAATCCGTCCCCGGGTTCGACCGCAGCGCCATTTGCCTGACCTCGGTGCGCACCGAAGTGTTCAACGGTTTCATTTTCGTCAACCTCGATGACGACGCCGCGCCGATGGATGAATGGTACCCCGGCGTGCGCGAGGAAATCCGCGCATTCGTTCCGCATATCGACGATCTGGAACCGCTGGAATGGGTGGAGATCCCCGAAAACTGCAACTGGAAGGTCAGTGTCGAGAACTACTCGGAATGCTATCACTGCCCGACCAACCACCCGACCTTTGCCGAAGGTGTGGTCAAGCCCGAGACCTATGACATTCAGCCCGACGCGGGCGGCGGCTACGTCCTGCGTCACACGACGGAATGCCAGAGCCTCGACAAGATGACCTACCCCATCGACCTGTCGGTACCGCACGCAGGCGATTACCAATCGTGGTTCCTGTGGCCGATGTTCTCGTTCCAGTGTTACCCCGGCAATGTGCTGAACACCTATCACTGGCGCGCGGTTGATGCCGATCACTGCACCGTCTGGCGCGGCTGGTACACCGAGGGAGGCTCGGACAGTGCGGTCATCCGGCAATTGGCGGTCCAGGACCGTGAAACGACGGTTGAGGAAGACATCCGCCTTGTGGAATCCGTTCATCGCGGGCTCAAGTCGCGGGGCTATCGCCCCGGACCGCTTGTTCTGGATCCGGGCTGTGGGGTGATGTCGGAACATTCCATCGCGCGGCTTCAGCAATGGATGCGCGAGGCTGTGGATTAG
- a CDS encoding MurR/RpiR family transcriptional regulator: MNDTNVSSIVLDRLSQEWDALTPEAQKAARYVLENPTDVGVSTVREIAEAAKVKPNTFVRMARQVGFEGYEDFRAPFREAIRRGNVSFPDRARWLQDIGKSGELGGLYADMVGAAIRNIEETFAGIDAATLKAAAEDIWNCRQIFTLGVGVNNSNARNFTYLASTGMKQFHAIPRPGSTPVDDLAWADEQDVLIAITCHPYRTEVIEAIKLARQQGLTVIGISDSPASPVILNAHHGFVVAADTPQFFPSSVSTIALLETLLSFVIAVSSDEIVERVERFHQRRHQLGLYAEEPE, encoded by the coding sequence ATGAATGACACAAATGTATCATCAATCGTTCTGGACCGCCTGAGCCAGGAGTGGGACGCCCTTACCCCCGAGGCGCAGAAAGCCGCTCGGTACGTGCTGGAAAACCCAACGGATGTTGGGGTTTCAACCGTGCGCGAGATTGCCGAGGCGGCCAAGGTCAAACCCAATACCTTCGTGCGCATGGCCCGGCAGGTGGGCTTCGAAGGGTATGAAGATTTCCGGGCCCCCTTCCGCGAAGCGATTCGACGGGGCAACGTGTCGTTTCCAGACCGCGCGCGCTGGTTGCAGGACATTGGCAAGTCAGGGGAACTGGGTGGGCTTTATGCCGATATGGTGGGTGCGGCGATCCGCAATATCGAAGAAACCTTTGCCGGGATCGATGCCGCAACTCTGAAAGCCGCTGCCGAGGATATCTGGAATTGCCGCCAGATCTTCACGCTGGGCGTCGGCGTCAACAACTCGAACGCGCGCAATTTCACTTATCTTGCGTCAACCGGGATGAAGCAGTTCCACGCGATTCCGCGCCCCGGCTCGACCCCGGTGGATGATCTGGCCTGGGCCGATGAACAGGACGTGCTGATCGCGATCACCTGCCACCCCTATCGCACCGAAGTCATCGAGGCGATCAAGCTGGCTCGTCAACAGGGTCTGACCGTCATCGGTATTTCCGACAGCCCGGCTAGCCCGGTGATCCTGAACGCCCATCATGGTTTTGTCGTCGCCGCCGACACGCCGCAATTCTTTCCGTCCTCCGTTTCGACGATTGCCTTGCTGGAAACTCTGCTGTCCTTCGTGATCGCAGTGTCCAGCGATGAGATCGTCGAGCGGGTGGAACGGTTTCACCAACGCAGACACCAACTTGGCCTCTACGCGGAGGAGCCCGAATGA
- a CDS encoding FAD-dependent oxidoreductase, whose translation MSEKNLPSHARVVIVGGGVMGVGLAYHLAHEGWGADTVLLEKAELTSGSTWHAAGQITHSTSSFGLGKCVDYNIGLYSGQLEAETGQPVTWHGCGSFRLAYTEDEMDWLRHTLSVGRSLGFNIELVGPEKVAELHPFYNLEGVLGALHTPDDGHVDPTNVTMAMAAGARQKGVRIFRSCRATNITQAENGEWVVETEQGTITCEHVVNAGGTYARQMGEWSGLQLPMTSMTHHYFVTEPVPEFQNLDTELPVIRDDRKVSGYIRMEQQRGLIGIYEKENPNSVWHDHCPWEYENWLFDADYDRVMPWLEESLNRMPIFAELGIQRDVHGAISHPPDGNPLIGPAPGVRNYWCCCGTQIGIGWGPGLTRELARWMVHGAADISMREYDPRRFGSYATKDWQVIKAEEDYCLRHEIPFPHFNRLEGRPIKPSPLYELLKSKGAVHEEAYGFERPRWFARDGVEQRDHYSFRRTPADDMVAAEVKAVRESVGIMDVTAFTKVEVTGPDAYALLDRLTANRMPQKVGSITLTHMLNRRGRIELETTIVRMADDRFYLVCAAFFEQRLLDHLAQQRADEDVQITALSSDWSALSLNGPRSRDVLARCTDADLTNAGFRWLSAQEITIAGHKVWAFRMSYAGELGWELHMPNAACLDVYNALWAAGEAHGITDYGSFAMNVMRMEKGFKGAGELTNEVTLAEADVLRFARTDKDYLGKDKTLNTDLPWICAYLSIEPDGEIDGHGGEAVLLDGRVVGSTASVAYGHTVGKILAFAYLKPEAAKAGTQLEVVIHGQPRAARVLDKPAYDPDSLLPRSDAILETA comes from the coding sequence ATGTCCGAGAAGAATCTGCCGTCACATGCCCGCGTGGTCATCGTGGGCGGAGGTGTCATGGGGGTCGGTCTGGCCTATCATCTGGCGCATGAAGGGTGGGGCGCTGACACCGTCCTGCTGGAAAAGGCCGAGCTGACCAGCGGCAGCACCTGGCATGCAGCAGGGCAGATCACGCATTCGACGTCCAGCTTTGGGCTGGGGAAATGCGTGGATTACAACATTGGCCTGTACTCTGGTCAGTTGGAGGCCGAAACCGGCCAGCCCGTCACATGGCATGGCTGCGGTTCGTTCCGTCTGGCCTATACCGAGGATGAGATGGACTGGTTGCGTCACACCTTGTCGGTTGGTCGGTCTCTGGGCTTCAATATCGAGCTTGTCGGCCCCGAAAAGGTGGCTGAACTGCATCCGTTCTACAATCTCGAAGGCGTTCTGGGCGCGCTGCATACGCCGGATGACGGGCATGTGGACCCGACCAATGTGACCATGGCCATGGCCGCTGGAGCACGGCAAAAAGGTGTTCGCATCTTTCGCAGCTGCCGCGCCACCAACATCACGCAAGCCGAGAATGGCGAATGGGTGGTTGAGACCGAGCAAGGCACCATCACCTGCGAGCATGTGGTGAATGCAGGCGGCACCTATGCAAGGCAAATGGGCGAGTGGTCGGGGCTGCAACTGCCGATGACCTCGATGACGCACCATTACTTCGTGACCGAACCGGTGCCTGAATTCCAGAACTTGGACACCGAACTGCCGGTGATCCGTGATGACCGCAAGGTCTCGGGCTATATCCGGATGGAGCAGCAGCGCGGTCTGATCGGGATTTACGAAAAAGAGAACCCGAACTCGGTCTGGCATGATCACTGCCCATGGGAATACGAAAACTGGTTGTTCGACGCGGATTACGACCGGGTGATGCCGTGGCTTGAGGAAAGCCTGAACCGGATGCCGATCTTTGCCGAACTGGGCATTCAGCGCGACGTGCACGGGGCGATCTCGCACCCGCCGGATGGCAACCCTTTGATCGGACCAGCGCCGGGGGTTCGGAACTATTGGTGCTGCTGCGGGACGCAGATCGGCATCGGCTGGGGGCCGGGTCTGACCCGCGAACTGGCGCGCTGGATGGTGCATGGCGCAGCTGACATCTCGATGCGCGAATACGACCCGCGCCGGTTCGGCAGCTATGCCACCAAGGACTGGCAGGTGATCAAGGCCGAGGAAGATTACTGCTTGCGCCACGAAATTCCCTTCCCGCATTTCAACCGTTTGGAGGGGCGACCCATCAAGCCGTCGCCGCTGTATGAACTGCTGAAATCCAAGGGTGCGGTGCATGAAGAGGCCTATGGTTTTGAGCGCCCCCGCTGGTTCGCGCGGGACGGTGTGGAGCAGCGCGACCACTATTCCTTCCGCCGCACCCCCGCTGACGACATGGTCGCGGCTGAGGTCAAAGCGGTGCGCGAAAGCGTCGGCATCATGGATGTTACCGCCTTTACCAAGGTCGAGGTCACGGGTCCGGACGCTTACGCTCTGCTGGACCGGCTGACCGCCAACCGAATGCCGCAAAAGGTCGGCTCGATCACACTGACCCATATGCTGAACCGCCGCGGCCGTATCGAATTGGAGACCACGATTGTCCGCATGGCCGACGACCGATTCTATCTGGTTTGTGCGGCGTTCTTCGAACAGCGCTTGCTGGATCATCTGGCGCAGCAGCGCGCGGATGAGGATGTGCAGATCACCGCTCTGTCCTCTGACTGGTCTGCCCTGTCCCTGAACGGCCCCCGCTCGCGCGACGTGCTGGCGCGCTGCACCGATGCCGATCTGACCAATGCCGGGTTCCGCTGGCTTTCCGCGCAGGAAATCACCATCGCCGGTCACAAGGTCTGGGCCTTCCGCATGTCCTATGCCGGGGAACTGGGCTGGGAACTGCACATGCCGAACGCCGCATGCCTCGACGTCTACAACGCGCTTTGGGCGGCAGGTGAGGCGCATGGCATCACCGACTACGGCAGCTTTGCCATGAACGTGATGCGAATGGAGAAGGGCTTCAAAGGCGCGGGCGAGTTGACCAACGAGGTCACTCTGGCCGAGGCCGACGTGCTGCGTTTTGCGCGCACCGACAAGGATTATCTGGGCAAGGACAAGACGCTCAACACCGACCTGCCCTGGATCTGTGCCTATCTTTCAATCGAACCGGATGGAGAGATTGATGGGCATGGCGGAGAGGCGGTGCTGCTGGACGGGCGCGTCGTCGGGTCCACGGCGTCGGTCGCTTATGGCCACACCGTCGGCAAGATTCTGGCCTTTGCATACCTCAAGCCCGAAGCGGCCAAGGCCGGGACACAGCTGGAGGTCGTGATCCATGGCCAACCCCGTGCCGCCCGTGTTCTGGACAAACCTGCTTACGACCCCGACAGTTTGCTGCCCCGCAGTGACGCCATACTGGAGACCGCTTGA
- a CDS encoding alcohol dehydrogenase family protein, whose amino-acid sequence MSLPDTMRAMVTMGHGGLEQMVMQEDWPRPEPAAGEVLIRVAACGLNNTDVNTRSGWYSKTVTDATTGGAFEEVGEEDPTWGGNPITFPRIQGADVCGRIVAVGEGVDSARIGERVITDGWLRDPADPGNMNKTGYFGSERDGGFAEYTTTLAVNAVPITSDLSDAELATFSCSYSTAEGMLSRANVTEKDTVLVPGASGGVGGALVQLAKRRGARVIAMASESKHADVADLGPDVILPRTPEDLRSALGDEKITVVADVVGGPYWPNLIDVLERGGRYTCSGAIAGPMVELDLRTFYLRDLTFTGSTVIGPEVMKNLVAYIEAGEIKPALAATYPLEELREAQAAFIAKQHTGNIVVVP is encoded by the coding sequence ATGAGCCTGCCCGATACGATGAGAGCCATGGTCACAATGGGCCATGGTGGTCTGGAACAGATGGTGATGCAGGAAGACTGGCCGCGCCCCGAACCCGCGGCCGGTGAAGTTCTGATCAGGGTCGCAGCCTGCGGCCTGAACAATACCGACGTCAATACGCGGTCCGGCTGGTATTCCAAGACCGTCACGGATGCGACCACCGGTGGCGCATTCGAGGAAGTCGGTGAAGAAGACCCGACATGGGGCGGCAACCCGATCACCTTCCCGCGCATTCAAGGCGCAGATGTCTGCGGCCGTATCGTGGCCGTTGGCGAGGGCGTGGACAGCGCTCGTATAGGCGAGCGTGTCATCACGGATGGTTGGCTTCGAGATCCGGCTGATCCCGGCAACATGAACAAGACAGGGTATTTTGGTTCGGAACGCGATGGCGGGTTCGCCGAATATACCACGACTCTGGCGGTCAATGCGGTGCCGATCACTTCGGACCTGTCGGATGCCGAACTGGCCACATTCTCCTGTTCCTATTCTACCGCCGAAGGGATGCTGTCCCGTGCCAACGTGACGGAAAAAGACACCGTTCTTGTGCCCGGTGCCTCTGGCGGGGTGGGTGGTGCTTTGGTTCAATTGGCCAAACGCCGTGGCGCGCGTGTGATTGCAATGGCATCCGAATCCAAACACGCCGACGTCGCCGATCTTGGCCCTGATGTGATATTGCCCCGCACACCTGAAGATCTGCGGTCGGCGCTGGGCGACGAGAAGATCACCGTGGTCGCCGATGTGGTAGGTGGCCCTTACTGGCCGAACCTGATCGACGTACTGGAGCGCGGCGGGCGCTACACCTGTTCGGGGGCCATTGCAGGTCCGATGGTCGAACTTGACCTTCGGACGTTCTATCTGCGCGATCTGACCTTCACCGGTTCGACCGTGATCGGACCCGAGGTCATGAAGAACCTCGTGGCATATATTGAAGCCGGCGAAATCAAGCCGGCTCTGGCCGCAACCTATCCTTTGGAGGAGTTGCGGGAAGCTCAAGCGGCGTTCATCGCCAAACAGCACACCGGCAATATCGTGGTGGTGCCATGA
- a CDS encoding dimethylsulfonioproprionate lyase family protein → MTLDDVLEAARQLHQAHPDLAAFASWPDDLTPTGLQPAHIPATDLVGDFGLDGVAPTRDLVAAIKASAHLAQWKHTYTEEEVGADFLNRYGYYELFGPTGHFHSTQLRGYVGYWGAGLDYDWHSHQAEELYLTLAGGAVFRSNEDETFVGPNQTRQHKSWQSHAMITTDQPILTFVLWRGEGMGDLPRMDAA, encoded by the coding sequence ATGACGCTGGATGATGTTCTCGAGGCGGCCCGCCAATTGCATCAGGCGCATCCTGACCTTGCCGCGTTTGCATCATGGCCGGACGATCTGACACCGACGGGTTTGCAGCCTGCTCACATTCCGGCGACCGATCTGGTGGGCGATTTTGGCCTTGATGGCGTGGCGCCAACCCGTGATCTGGTCGCGGCGATCAAGGCCAGCGCGCATCTGGCGCAATGGAAACACACATATACAGAAGAGGAAGTCGGTGCGGATTTCCTGAATCGGTACGGGTATTACGAACTGTTCGGACCGACCGGGCATTTCCACTCGACCCAATTGCGCGGCTACGTGGGATATTGGGGCGCGGGTCTGGACTATGACTGGCACAGCCATCAGGCGGAAGAGCTGTATCTGACCCTTGCGGGCGGAGCGGTTTTTCGCAGCAACGAGGATGAAACCTTCGTCGGCCCGAACCAGACACGACAGCACAAAAGCTGGCAAAGCCACGCCATGATAACGACGGACCAACCGATCCTGACCTTTGTCCTGTGGCGAGGCGAAGGGATGGGCGACCTGCCCAGAATGGACGCCGCATGA
- a CDS encoding mandelate racemase/muconate lactonizing enzyme family protein: MKITRIRIYQTGLPYVGGTYAWGAGNAIETAIASVVVIDTDAGLRGCGEFTPCGENYMVAHSEGVAALARLVAGKLLGEDPRQVGRIEHLMDHLVQGHGYAKAPFDAACWDILGQACDQPVWMLLGGKLTDGAPMYRVAPQKAVDETVAEMDRYREQGYRQFQVKVGSDWASDIDRIRTTVPLLKPGEKAMADANQGWRVDDAIRVARETRDLDFILEQPCRTYEECQQVRRIAEQPLKLDECVTGIHMAQRIVADRGAEICCLKISNLGGISKARRVRDYLIDNRIPVVSEDTWGGEITSSVVAHFAASTPPEYLQNTTDLMNYNTRSTGVGGPVVKDGKLYANNTPGLGVTPDFESLGAPVAEYAL; this comes from the coding sequence ATGAAAATCACCCGCATCCGAATTTACCAGACCGGGCTTCCCTATGTCGGCGGTACCTATGCCTGGGGTGCGGGAAACGCGATTGAAACGGCCATCGCATCGGTGGTGGTAATCGACACTGACGCGGGTTTGCGGGGCTGCGGTGAGTTCACGCCCTGTGGCGAAAACTACATGGTGGCCCATTCCGAAGGTGTGGCTGCGCTGGCGCGTCTTGTCGCCGGCAAACTGCTGGGCGAGGATCCGCGTCAGGTGGGGCGGATCGAGCACTTGATGGACCATCTGGTACAGGGGCATGGCTATGCCAAGGCGCCGTTCGATGCGGCATGCTGGGATATCCTGGGTCAGGCGTGTGATCAGCCGGTCTGGATGCTGTTGGGCGGCAAGCTGACGGATGGCGCGCCAATGTACCGGGTCGCGCCGCAGAAAGCGGTCGACGAAACCGTGGCCGAGATGGACCGGTACCGGGAACAGGGTTATCGGCAGTTTCAGGTCAAAGTGGGCAGCGACTGGGCCAGTGACATTGACCGGATCCGCACCACTGTGCCGTTGCTGAAACCCGGCGAGAAAGCCATGGCCGATGCCAATCAGGGCTGGCGCGTGGACGATGCGATCCGCGTTGCACGCGAGACCCGGGATCTGGATTTCATTCTCGAACAACCTTGCCGCACGTATGAGGAATGCCAGCAAGTGCGCCGGATTGCCGAGCAGCCATTGAAGTTGGATGAATGCGTGACCGGGATCCATATGGCCCAGCGTATCGTCGCAGACCGGGGGGCAGAGATTTGTTGTCTCAAGATCTCGAACCTTGGCGGCATCAGCAAAGCCCGGCGGGTACGGGATTACCTGATCGACAACCGCATCCCTGTGGTCAGCGAAGACACCTGGGGAGGAGAGATCACGTCTTCGGTTGTCGCCCATTTTGCGGCGTCGACCCCGCCTGAATACCTGCAGAACACCACGGATCTGATGAACTACAACACGCGATCTACGGGCGTCGGCGGTCCTGTCGTTAAAGACGGAAAGCTTTATGCAAACAATACGCCGGGATTGGGTGTAACCCCCGATTTTGAAAGCCTCGGCGCACCCGTGGCGGAGTATGCTCTATGA
- a CDS encoding mandelate racemase/muconate lactonizing enzyme family protein has product MKIETITVFQVDLPLEHPYWLSGGRLKFETLDATLVKLETDTGLVGWGEGTPWGHTYVPAHGPGIRAGIETMAPFILGLDPRRVLDVERAMDLALPGHLYAKSPVDMACWDIAGQAAGLPIADLMGGGSRTPRPIASSVGAKTVEETREVMERYRKRGYVAHSVKIGGDVARDIARVRDVESIRQPGEIVLYDVNRGWTRQQALRVMSSCEDLNVMFEQPCETLDDIAAISGLHASPVSVDESLVTLQDAVRIAHDGLAQIFGIKLNRVGGLTKAARMRDIALAHGIDMFVMATGGTVLADTEALHLAATIPDDHCHAVWACQDMITVDVAGGRGPRNVDGHLHLPEAPGLGVHPDEAALGDPVGEYA; this is encoded by the coding sequence ATGAAGATTGAAACCATTACCGTTTTTCAGGTCGATTTGCCGCTCGAGCATCCCTATTGGCTTTCCGGGGGGCGCCTGAAGTTCGAAACGCTTGATGCGACGCTGGTCAAGCTCGAAACCGATACCGGTCTGGTCGGCTGGGGCGAGGGCACGCCCTGGGGGCACACCTATGTACCCGCGCACGGGCCGGGCATCCGGGCCGGGATCGAAACGATGGCCCCTTTCATCCTGGGCCTTGATCCGCGTCGCGTGCTGGACGTGGAACGGGCCATGGATCTAGCCTTGCCCGGACATCTCTATGCTAAAAGCCCCGTAGACATGGCCTGCTGGGATATTGCCGGTCAGGCGGCGGGCTTGCCGATTGCCGATCTGATGGGCGGCGGATCGCGGACACCGCGCCCGATCGCGTCCTCGGTCGGGGCAAAAACCGTCGAGGAAACACGCGAGGTCATGGAGCGGTATCGCAAGCGCGGCTATGTCGCGCATTCGGTGAAGATCGGCGGTGATGTCGCGCGGGACATTGCCCGAGTGCGGGATGTGGAAAGCATCCGGCAACCCGGAGAGATTGTTCTGTATGATGTCAACCGTGGCTGGACACGCCAGCAGGCCTTGCGGGTGATGAGCTCCTGCGAAGACCTGAACGTGATGTTCGAGCAACCCTGCGAAACACTGGATGATATCGCGGCGATCTCGGGGCTTCATGCGTCCCCTGTGTCTGTGGACGAGTCCCTTGTGACCTTGCAGGATGCCGTCCGGATTGCCCACGATGGTCTGGCCCAGATATTCGGGATCAAGCTGAATCGCGTGGGTGGCCTGACCAAGGCCGCGCGGATGCGCGATATCGCGCTGGCCCATGGAATAGACATGTTCGTAATGGCCACCGGTGGAACGGTTCTGGCCGATACCGAGGCGCTGCATCTGGCCGCCACGATCCCGGATGATCATTGCCACGCGGTTTGGGCCTGTCAGGACATGATCACGGTTGATGTTGCAGGTGGTCGAGGGCCCCGCAACGTCGATGGCCATCTGCATCTGCCCGAAGCGCCGGGGCTGGGCGTGCATCCGGACGAAGCCGCATTGGGTGATCCAGTGGGAGAATATGCTTGA
- a CDS encoding mandelate racemase/muconate lactonizing enzyme family protein has product MRIDKITLWSVDLTSHETYHMAGGKTCATVTSHILRLETDTGLTGWGEVCPIPHYLPAYASGVPGAIAEMGPEILGISPIGVDAPMRKLDGFLQGHSYAKSIVDIALWDLFGRAAGVPVYALLGGWTRADMPLYHSITCIAPDEMARIAKAAFQTGIRQFQVKLGVEGDWQADAERLIKVREAVGTGPLVYGDWNCGASRLQATRTGRAVAHLDVMLEQPCKTLEDCAAVRQSTGLPMKIDENAFDLASLMRAHELGCMDAVALKLSKFGGLSAMRRARDLTVQLGAEICAECTWGSDIVTAASLHFAASTPHGSLMNTCDLSSYVAPRLCPDAPNRENGRIAPPEGPGLGVTPDLEILDAPILEID; this is encoded by the coding sequence TTGAGAATTGACAAGATAACACTCTGGTCCGTCGATCTGACCAGTCATGAAACCTATCACATGGCTGGCGGCAAGACCTGCGCGACCGTGACGTCTCATATCCTGCGCCTTGAGACGGATACAGGTCTGACAGGTTGGGGCGAGGTCTGCCCGATCCCGCATTATCTGCCCGCCTATGCAAGTGGAGTACCGGGGGCCATCGCTGAAATGGGTCCCGAGATTCTCGGGATTTCGCCAATTGGGGTCGACGCACCGATGCGAAAGCTGGACGGGTTTCTGCAAGGCCACAGCTACGCGAAATCGATCGTCGACATTGCACTGTGGGATCTGTTCGGCCGCGCGGCGGGGGTGCCGGTTTACGCGTTGCTGGGCGGGTGGACTCGGGCGGATATGCCGCTTTATCATTCGATCACATGTATCGCGCCGGACGAAATGGCGCGCATCGCTAAGGCAGCCTTCCAGACGGGCATTCGGCAATTCCAGGTCAAGCTGGGTGTCGAGGGTGATTGGCAAGCCGACGCCGAGCGGCTGATCAAAGTGCGCGAAGCCGTTGGAACCGGACCGCTTGTGTATGGCGACTGGAACTGCGGGGCATCGCGCCTTCAGGCAACGCGAACCGGGCGCGCGGTGGCGCATCTGGATGTGATGCTGGAACAGCCCTGTAAAACACTGGAAGACTGCGCCGCTGTTCGTCAGTCGACGGGTTTGCCTATGAAGATCGACGAAAATGCATTTGATCTTGCATCGCTGATGCGGGCGCATGAGTTGGGTTGCATGGACGCGGTGGCGCTGAAACTGTCGAAGTTCGGCGGTCTTTCGGCAATGCGCCGCGCACGCGATCTGACCGTGCAGCTGGGTGCCGAGATTTGTGCAGAATGCACCTGGGGATCGGATATCGTAACGGCGGCTTCGCTGCATTTTGCGGCTTCGACCCCGCATGGATCGCTGATGAACACTTGCGACTTGTCCTCTTACGTTGCCCCGCGCCTGTGTCCTGACGCACCAAACCGTGAAAACGGCCGGATTGCACCGCCCGAAGGCCCGGGTTTAGGTGTGACACCTGACCTCGAAATTCTTGACGCCCCGATTTTGGAGATTGATTGA